In Rhodamnia argentea isolate NSW1041297 chromosome 4, ASM2092103v1, whole genome shotgun sequence, the following proteins share a genomic window:
- the LOC115740980 gene encoding sucrose synthase, producing MAERLLTRVHSLRERLDETLLAHRNDILAFLARVEAKGKGILQHHQLIAEFEAISEEHRKKLGEGAFGEILRSSQEAIVLPPWIALAVRPRPGVWEYIRVNVHALVVEELRVTEFLHFKEELVDGNLNGNFVLELDFEPFTAQFPRPTLSKSIGNGVEFLNRHLSAKLFHDKESLHPLLEFLQVHCYKGKNMMVNTRIQNVFSLQHVLRKAEEYLSTLKPETPYSQFEHKFQEIGLERGWGDTAERVLEMIQLLLDLLEAPDPCTLQNFLGRIPMVFNVVIMSPHGYFAQDDVLGYPDTGGQVVYILDQVRALESEMLHRIKQQGLDITPRILIITRLLPDAVGTTCNQRLEKVFGTEYSHILRVPFRTEKGMVRKWISRFEVWPYLETYTEDVANEIAGELQGKPDLIIGNYSDGNIVASLLAHKLGVTQCTIAHALEKTKYPESDIYWKKFEEKYHFSCQFTADLIAMNHTDFIITSTFQEIAGSKDTVGQYESHTAFTLPGLYRVVHGIDVFDPKFNIVSPGADMSIYFPYMEEKRRLKSFHAEIEELLFSDVENEEHLCILKDRNKPILFTMARLDRVKNLTGLVEWYGKNTRLRELVNLVVVGGDRRKESKDLEEQAEMKKMYRLIETYKLNGQFRWISSQMNRVRNGELYRYICDTKGAFVQPALYEAFGLTVVEAMTCGLPTFATCNGGPAEIIVHGNSGFHIDPYHGDQAARILVDFFEKCKADPSHWDKISQASMQRIQEKYTWQIYSERLLNLTAVYGFWKHVSNLDRLESRRYLEMFYALKYRKLAESVPLAVE from the exons ATGGCAGAGCGCTTGCTTACCCGTGTTCACAGCCTCCGTGAACGATTGGATGAGACCCTCTTGGCTCATCGTAATGACATTTTGGCTTTCCTCGCCAG GGTCGAAGCCAAAGGAAAGGGTATCTTGCAGCATCATCAACTTATTGCCGAGTTTGAGGCAATCTCTGAGGAACATAGGAAAAAGCTCGGCGAAGGAGCATTTGGAGAAATCTTGAGATCCAGTCAG GAAGCAATAGTCTTGCCTCCATGGATTGCCCTTGCTGTTCGTCCCAGGCCCGGTGTGTGGGAGTACATTAGGGTAAATGTCCATGCCCTTGTTGTCGAGGAGTTGCGAGTGACCGAGTTTCTTCACTTCAAGGAAGAACTTGTCGATGGGAA TTtgaatggaaattttgtgctTGAATTGGACTTTGAGCCATTCACTGCCCAATTTCCTCGCCCAACCCTTTCAAAGTCCATTGGTAATGGGGTGGAGTTCCTCAACCGCCACCTTTCAGCCAAGCTCTTCCATGACAAGGAGAGCTTGCACCCTCTGCTTGAGTTCCTTCAAGTTCATTGCTACAAGGGAAAG AACATGATGGTGAACACGAGAATTCAAAACGTCTTCTCCCTCCAACATGTCCTGAGGAAGGCAGAGGAGTACCTCTCCACCCTCAAACCCGAGACACCTTACTCTCAGTTCGAGCACAAGTTCCAGGAAATCGGGCTGGAGAGGGGCTGGGGCGACACTGCCGAGCGTGTGCTCGAAATGATTCAGCTTCTGCTGGATCTACTCGAGGCTCCTGATCCGTGCACCCTCCAGAATTTCTTGGGAAGAATCCCCATGGTCTTTAATGTTGTTATCATGTCGCCTCACGGTTACTTTGCCCAAGACGATGTCCTTGGATATCCTGATACCGGTGGCCAG GTTGTGTACATCTTGGACCAAGTTCGTGCACTGGAGAGTGAGATGCTTCACCGTATCAAACAACAAGGGCTGGATATTACTCCTCGGATCCTCATT ATCACTCGTCTACTTCCTGATGCAGTAGGAACCACATGCAACCAGCGTCTTGAAAAGGTTTTTGGAACAGAATACTCCCACATTCTTCGAGTTCCCTTTAGAACGGAGAAAGGGATGGTGCGCAAGTGGATTTCACGATTCGAAGTGTGGCCTTACTTGGAAACTTACACTGAG GATGTCGCCAATGAAATTGCTGGAGAACTACAAGGGAAGCCCGATTTGATCATTGGCAATTACAGTGATGGCAACATTGTTGCTTCTTTGCTGGCCCATAAGTTGGGCGTTACACAG TGCACAATAGCTCACGCCCTTGAGAAGACGAAATACCCGGAATCTGACATCTACTGGAAAAAGTTTGAGGAAAAATATCATTTCTCTTGCCAGTTTACAGCAGATCTCATAGCCATGAACCACACGGATTTTATAATCACGAGCACCTTCCAGGAGATTGCTGGAAG CAAGGACACGGTCGGTCAATATGAATCTCACACCGCTTTTACGCTTCCCGGACTGTACCGAGTCGTCCATGGCATTGATGTTTTTGATCCCAAGTTCAATATCGTGTCACCAGGAGCCGATATGAGCATTTATTTCCCCTACATGGAGGAGAAGCGGAGGTTGAAATCTTTCCATGCCGAGATCGAAGAACTTCTTTTCAGCGATGTAGAGAACGAGGAACACCT ATGCATATTGAAGGACCGGAACAAGCCAATCTTGTTCACCATGGCAAGACTGGACCGTGTCAAGAACTTGACTGGGCTGGTCGAGTGGTATGGAAAGAACACCCGCCTGAGAGAACTGGTCAACTTGGTTGTGGTTGGTGGTGACCGGAGGAAGGAATCTAAGGACTTGGAAGAGCAAGCCGAGATGAAGAAGATGTACAGGCTCATTGAGACATACAAGCTGAATGGCCAGTTCAGGTGGATCTCCTCCCAGATGAACCGGGTGAGGAACGGAGAGCTCTaccggtacatctgtgacaCAAAGGGAGCATTCGTGCAGCCCGCTCTCTACGAGGCATTCGGACTGACCGTGGTGGAGGCCATGACATGTGGATTGCCGACGTTCGCGACTTGCAACGGCGGTCCTGCTGAGATCATCGTGCACGGCAATTCCGGATTCCACATTGATCCTTATCACGGGGATCAGGCAGCCAGGATCCTCGTGGACTTCTTCGAGAAGTGCAAGGCGGACCCAAGCCACTGGGACAAGATCTCACAGGCTTCAATGCAGAGAATCCAGGAAAA GTATACATGGCAGATTTACTCCGAGAGGCTGCTCAACCTGACGGCCGTGTACGGCTTCTGGAAGCACGTCTCGAATCTCGACCGCCTCGAGAGCCGCCGCTACCTCGAAATGTTCTATGCCCTCAAGTATCGGAAATTG GCCGAGTCAGTTCCCCTTGCCGTTGAGTGA